CAGATTTCccagctcctcctctgcctcccttTAAAACAGTCCAGGAATCAGCCTGTAAGGCACTGTGTCGGTGTAACGTCTCCAGTCTTTCCCATACTTGCTGCTGCAGCGGTGTTCGTCTCGCACACAGCGGTGGACCAGCAGGATGGTCATGTAAACAATGTAGAAGTATGGAAGAATGTGGCCAAGGCCACAGGCGGCACAGTAAGCCAAGGAACCCATCAGGTCGCCAGTGTAGTTGAAGTGACGCGCCACTCCCCAGAACCCCGAGGTCAGAAGCTTGCTGCGGTGGCTGCGGCCGTCGGCGGACAGGTACGAACACTCGATGTAGGTGGGCTTACGCCCCCAGATGGAGCAGGCGCCCTCTGTGCGGCGGAACAGATCTTTCTGATGGTTGGTGGAGCGGAAAATGTAATACCCAACGAGACCGAGCAACAGTACGGCGACGGCGTGAGTGTCTGATAGCTGGACCGGATGGTACACCAGGTACAGGCCCTAAGAGCCAGAAACACATCAACAACACATCAACTGTCGAAGGCTTTCAGCCACGAGTAAGATCAGTCAGTGCAAGTCAGCTTTCATGTGCAgggcattttaaaatattggtaagctatgaatattttcacattaaatagCAGCTCAGAGTTCAGTGCAGTCAGGACTACAGTATTACATGATGGTTCTGTCCAGAAACCCAATCGggatttctctgtatttttctaTAACCCCCTTCCACCAAGTGTCTTATGGGGTTTCTTTGTTATAATCTCCTCTACTAAGAGGGAAAGTTGTAACAATTAaaggaaagatggaaaaaaaagagctaacTCAATGGAATTTTACCAAGGAGTGGTATTACTAACCTATAAAAAGCTGGATCGCCTTATTCTGATTATAGCCATTACCATTTTGGTTGTCTAAAAAGTCCCTAAatattagagatgcaccaattcGATATTAATATCCGTATATGTCCCAGAACTGAAAAAATTGTAGATCAGGTACAATGCAAAAATACTAAAGGACTGTGCAAAATAGAGCGAACTAAAACAGTTTCCTTAAAGGGCAGTTTTCTCAACAGAGAACTACCCCTTTATCCAATAGTCATTGCCtaatatgtcatttttataCTATTAACaatggtcttcaaacaataataatgttatcttaaacaaacagcaattatcacaataatttcaaGGACAATGAATCACCCAGCAAAATGTGtcattgtgacaggcctagtgtTGCAACTCTTGATTATCAGACGCTTTCTGACACTTTTCTAGTTGACTTATCGCAGGTGAAAAACCTTTTCACAACATATTAACCATTTAGTGTGGCATGGAGACTttgtggtgtgtgtgtatgtgtgcgttaCCTGCAGGGTGTAGAGGTACGGCAGCCACACACAGTCCCCCCAGCCTAGATACCACCCAAAGTGGTCATGGCAGATATCAATGGTCTTCAGGTACCACGCCTCATTCCAGAAGAAATCCAGCACATAAATGCCCTATTAAGCAACAAACAGATTTTGCCAATGACATTTTAACAtgatatttacttattttagtttAGGCCTGAATGAATTGTACTGGGAAGGATAAAAACCCATGTAGCCATAGATTTGAAGGTTATGTCTTAtagaaaaatctgacaaaatacaACAAGCTGAAAGTGAAACTAATCCTGAGTCTTGTTCtataaagacaataaatgatcaaataaattaaaactattctaCATTGCTCATGTGACATGATTAGTGATGCTCCGATCaggttttttttgctgctgattcCGATTACCATGAGGTCTAACCAATCACCGCTAATAATCTGGAttggctgttaattttttgttttagatataAATGATACTAAGTGAGctggcaataaattcacctaatttagacataaaagGGATGAGTAGCGCCACACTGAGggtgactgacagcgctaaggcccACCCCCTGCTCTGACTGGTTTCTAGTTAGAACAgataagtttgattttttttttcacaacaaagtaaatatttaaaaaaaaaaactttttttaaaaattttttataaagttacatactgcagctttaagaagcTTATCTTCCCATTTTACCTGCAGCACGTTGACCAGAATCATGGAGTTGGTGACGTGGCCGTACAGCTCTTGCTGCTTGGCCATGTAAGACAGATTAATCAGGGTCCAGGCGACGATGCCAGGTCTGCCATTGAAGAACAGCTTGAAGTCGAACCACTTGCCGATGCGAGGGTTGAACTCTATCCCCATCATGTAGTTATAAAATATGTTCCCTGTAAACTTGCTGTGGAGTGACAAAGAAAGCAAGAGTGTAAACGTTGTGTTATCTTTATAATACCTGAGATAATGTGGAGTTCAGCAGCTGATCTCACCAGTCCTCAGCATTGGTGGGGAACAGGTAGGCCTTTACAAAGGCAAAGGTGGACACAGCATAGCCCAGTATATTGGTACACCATAACAGGGGGATCCAGTTGTCAAATATAATGGTAGGAGAAAACCAGTGGAAATAATTGGCATTTGCAAACCACAGAGCATGGGTGATGATCCAACACTGCAGCCCGTTGATCTCATACTTGTTAATAAAACCTtgggagaagaagaaaacaaatatatgttAAGAAGATATAAGACATTTCTTTCACAACTGTTTGAGGGAAGAAGGAAGCATATACCAGCAGGGGTACGAGCCCCATCCTGCACTCCCCCCACGTAGCCCGGAATAAACTTATGGGTGAAGTCAGGAATACACATGTAGAGGAACACCTGAAGAGCAAGAcgctttatttcagtttgaagaAAATGCAAAGCTTCTGTGTGACACAGCACCTGATCCCTCATCTACTTACCTGAAAGCTCACCCAGATGGCATATATCTTAGCAGCAGTCCATGTGAAGGAGGGGGCCCGGGCCCAGATGGACAGCAAGGTTGCCTTTCCTTGGCACAGATCTAACAGAGGTTGGCTGATGGAGCACTCGTACTGATCGCAGGCCATCACAAAGTAAAAGACGATGAAGGGAGCGAAGCAAAGGAGGCCGACGACACCGATCAGAGAAAACCAGTCCACCTCCCTGGGAATGGATCAGAAACACAGGAGGAGGGTCAGAAGATTTTCTACATGCAGAGGTATGTAATGTTTCAACTATAActactgtaaaaacatttttaaaaaactaattagatGAGCGGCAAACTAATGGTGTTGTAGAGGGCCGCACTGGGTTAACTCAGGGAATTTCAATAGCATGTCATAACAGCCATGACTGCcacatttgttttcacagcaTGTGAACACAGCTGGAAGTGCGTCTTTTCAACCTGCTTTTGTTAACTTTGGTGATTTCGAAAGATTGTGATAAGCGCAAGAGGTGTGGCTTGGCGCCTCCAAATGCCGTGATCTTCTTGGAGGGCGAGTTAATGGTAGGATAACGCTGATATATGCATATATTACGTTCTTTCCTTTAAACATTAAGGccctattttgttttttatttatcatataaaatctatttaagTTTGTCTTTATAATATGACATAAAGTCATGTCATATCAGTTAATCCAGTATAGAGATTATAGCTCAGGAGTAATCTGTACTTTTGCAGGACACTGGTCCATATCACATAACTGGATTTTAtcgtgtgtttctgtttctatttcaCAAGGTAAAACCTCCTTGAATCACAAAATAGGACAAGTCAATgaattttttcctctttttgaacAAATACGCCTGTGCAGCTTGAGCTACTCACCATGCTCTTCCCCACTGTGCTGACTTCTCCACAGCATCAGACCCTTTTCCATTGGCATGGTGCTGAGGGCGCCTCCTTGTGGACTCCATGGTCTCTGCAGCCTTCACCTCTGCTGAGAATCACATTATCAGGTTTAGGGTCCATCTTGCTGCAGTTTCCTGTACTTTGTACGAAATCAGTGACAACCAGGTGTCCAAGTAACAAATGTCAGCACTTACAAAATATGGGCCTCATTTAGAGCAGTTCCACAGTGTTCTCATTAAACCTATATCATGATACCTGTACATATATAGTACTTTAGATGTTATTAACTACTTTTGAAATTTATTGAATCATGAGATTTAATGTTGCACTCTTTTTATATAACCCAGGGACTGGATATGGAAATTACCATctatgtaaaaatctgaattcataTGGATTGtcccttttaaataaacaaagtaaagaaacgaaagaaaaataactgctTTCCAACttcatttttcattgtattGCCTATAAAAATATCCACAGTACATGTTGAGTGAGTTTTAAGGTCAGTTTGGTATATGGTAAACATCTCTGTTCACATAATAAGGGTCATAAAGTGGAACTaaagtgcatttcttcagagaTAATTTCATTCACATCAACACTTATAGACAACCACAGTAGTACTACTACTAAACTACTGAACAAagcatttttaactgaatatcACAAACTAAATTACGTCTTACTACGACAGCAGGCGGAGCCCTAATGTGTCCTTCTGAGTAAATACTTTATGAAACCATGGAGCAACGCGTACCTTGAAAGCAGTGAATATATAGGTCAGACTAAAGACGAAGAGCAACAAAccaataaactgttttattataattagtgtaataaaataataaatagaacGGAAAAAATGACTCGTCCttgtagctttttgtttttgcactgaCAGAGCGAAGGAGGAGAGACAGGTTTTGTAATGCTCAACAAACACCATTTATTTTATACTCGAGCCAGGAGTACGCTATCAGGTTATCGGCCTGGAGTGTATCTTTATTTGCTTGTGCACGcgcatttttctgtttactaaAGTCGAATTTAAGGCAGCTAACCGTCTCCTGCACGTCACAGCTCTAGACATTGTGTAGTCACTAAAAATGCATACTGGTGTAAAATACAGTGGAAAACATGTACTATAGATGCTGTATTGTACGGTTGCTCACTCACCTCTGTGCTGTAAGTTTGGGAATAAAAGGCAGCCAGCTGTCCTCCTCCTTCCTACAGAGGCAGACTAGACTACAGCCTCTGCTAACCGCTAGACGGAACTAGACGTAGCGCCACAGGCTCCGCCCATAAGGCCACTAGTTTGGATAATAAACCAATGAGATTGTGCCAGACTCATAAGTGAGTTGGATTCTTGTCTTCTGATTGGGTAAGAGCGACTGGAGCCATGAGCGCCCGAGAACTTAAGAATTATTTCACCATAGTCAGGGTCAGAGTGTATGaatgaaaagtagaaaatgtggGAGGGATGCATTGTTGTGATTGGCAATTAGCGTATTAAGCTAGTGCGGGATTGGCTGGATACACGCAATTAATTCAGTCTCGTGTCAGCTTGTTGACATTCCTAAATATTATGGAGAATAATCTTCACTATATGACCAACATAAAACCagtccatatatatatatatatatatatatatatatatatatatatatatatatatatatatatatatatatatatatatatatatatatatatatatatatatatatatatatatatatatatatatatatatatatatttatattctattTGTACATGGAACAAGCAACTAATTCTAATATAAATGTTACAGATTTTCCAGAAcctacttattttatttttatttttatcaaaaatgtttatcattttaaattaatattgcTTTTAGTATGCATATctgtatgatttatttatttatttatttatttatttatttatttatttatttatttatttatttaccttatCATCACTTACTGTTATTGGAATTTCCTCCACACCAGACATGCTCAAATGGAAACCCAGAAAATATTGGCTCTGCGGGCATAATAGAAACACTAGCGGATTAGAGTGAAACATTATTTCTCAGCAAacaggacatttttgttttgttttttactttatcgTAAAATGTCAATATGTCATGGCTGAACCTTTATAGCTTGCCAGTAAAGTTCATTGAAAATTGTGAAGTAGATTTAGGAACTCATCCAAACGAAGTAAAACAATTCTTCTCAAGCAAACATCGAAGTGTCAGGTGGTCAGAGTAGCCAAGTTATTCTAAAGTTGTCCTGTATCTAAATCATGTGACGCTCTAAAATACAATAGAGCAGTAAAATGAAAACCGAATCAAACTTCAGCAGATTGTTTTTGCACAAACcgaccactagagggcagagCTAAActatcacaaacattttaagtaaCCGAGGTCTCAGCTTTGGGAGGCTTAAAGTTCTCACATGCTGCATGGACTTGGCGACAACGACCCACAAGTCATTAAACTTTAGTCTTTCTAGTTAAAACATTCTTTGTTACTTCTTAATTCTGAGTCTTTCccgtttgttttatttagccaAGTTTACATTTCCACTGCAAAATCATATCCTTGTTTTGACACCATGGGCAAAGAATGGGAACATTTGGAGACAGGAGAGGATTCCTGATAATCTttatattgtttacatttttgaatataAACAGTTTAATAGGCATGTTTTTGTGGCACAGCTGTAATAGGGGCAAATTCTTGTCTTATTGCTTGTGGCTTTCATGTGTAGGGTCTGACATTCCCCAGCTCTATGAACATGTAATGAACACCAAACTCAGAACTTCTGAACGCGATTAAGACCCCGTCTCTTTGGACGTAGCTGTTGTGAGCTCTCTTTGTTGCCACAAAGTGTGAACTCATAGGATGGcgtgtttaaaaatgaaagcccTTAGTTCTCCCACAGATCTTCAGGCTCCCAGCGGTGCTTTCACCATCCTCCCATAGCCTCTTCCTCTGACATCCATCTCTTTCCTTGTCACTCTTTTCTTCAACTTTCAAATGTTCTTCTATACgacaaatgtgattttttacCCAAACTTCCCCTTGTGactctgtttttagttttattttctacccTTTCTCTCTAGTTTTGGCACAGTTTCTGTctttcctctctgctctttgATCAGAGGCTGCGCTGATGTGCTGCACCCAGACGATGTGATGTATCTGGGCCACTCAGCAGACAACGTGTGTGAATGAAGGAAGACATTTTGTGCAGTCATTACCTTTTGTTACCTTTGACGAATTGAATATGAATTGGCTGAGTCTGCTCTCTGGGAGTTCATCTATCGAACGCTTCCAGTTGTCTTTTGACAGCATGGGATTGGTTAGGAGTATAAAATTACCATTGCTTTGCCAGTACTCTGTACTGTATGTCTTAGAGTGATGAGACACACACTGAAGGGATGGGACTATTAACAGATGAGGTGCAGTGCCTGTTATTGATCCAGTTTAGGTAATGTTGTTTTGCTGGCATGGACCGGGGACATGCCAGATGCTGAACATCAGGCTGTTTTGAAATCATTGTTCCAAGTTGTACCAAGTTTCTAACTTTTCACCCAATCTGCCGGcttcagatgaaagaaaattagTTACAATCATCCAGAGCCATTCAGAAACCAGGAAGTCCCATCTTACTAATCAATTGAAACTTGGTGGAATACCAGTAACACTGTCTATGGTCAGGTTTAACATCAATATGGACTTTAAAAGGTGCCGACTCAGGAAAAAAGTGATGAAATGCGTTTGGAGGTGTCAAGGTGAGGCTTTCAAACATCAAAATACTATGCTAACTTTGTAGCATAGTggtgggtttgttttttatcatgCTGAGATTATCTGTCACTGCACTGTTATTGGTGTTCTCCAGAAAACGGATGGTACATTAAGTTGTAGATGgaacaacttccttctttttgAACTTCCAGTAAAATTGACAGCAAGATGGCCGAAACATATTGGGTGTTTAAAACATTGACAGCGTACTTGTGAAAAAATGAGATGGACCAAAAAGATTATGGCaaatattgcatatttaaatGTCAACCCCCTTTTACACCACAGAACTGGTGGCATTTTGCAGACCACACAACCCTATACTGGTTTAACTGATATGATGAGAAGTTAGCCAAGGAACACTTTAGTACTATTATGACTTTCTTCtccatgcatttttaatgttttagttaaaagtTGGGATATAGAAAATTAGTCCTGTGAAACCGAGTGCACCAAACCTATCGccattttaaacctttttaaaaattattttatgttctatttttagctctatttttttgttgttgttggcacTTGAGTgaattttatgatgttttgatTGTTCGTACCAATATTACTTTGTACACTGTACTCTGGTGTGCCTCTTGGCCATGTCTATCTCAAAAATTCTCAAAGAACACCCtgataaaataatgattaaacaaaacttaaaaaaaaatggatggatggctggatttAGTAAGTTACATGTGACTCTCTAATTTGAATACTGTGTAGACAGAAAACCAGCTAAAGGCTGCATGATAAGTGTGCGCATATATGCAATTTCCCACTATTTATTTGATTCCAAAATGTAAAGATTGAAGTGCTGCACCAAATCCAGTTCATGGATTATTCATCAAACTGAATAAGGGAATAGTAAAACCATAACCAAGTGTAGGGAGGAATTGTCTTTGCTTCACATGTGAGCAGAGAGTCTGATCTATAGACAGAGAAGCACCGATGTTGGCATGGCACACGGTGAGGAACTGAGGGGAGTGTCTGACATGTCGAACCCTAATCAGCTCCCCTGGGATGCAACACGTCTGCCTTTCTGCATAGCAGCCTCTGAGTCTGCCATGATTCTGAATGAATCAGTTCACGTTTGCTGCTGGATTGCATTTACTAGGTGGTGTGTAATCCTCGTCACTGTCCTTCTGTCATATTCTGTCCATGACAACAACCCAAAATTATTAATTAGGATAAAAAAAggaacttcttttttttcttgtctccaCTTTCCTCAAATATGAGTATGATGAGTCATTCAGAGGAATGTCAACCCAACATGGATGACAGTTGTGGTTAAAGTGACTCACATAAGAACATGTTGTCAGCTTTCATTATACTGACCAAATAGTTATTTTCCTTGACTGATgggataaaatgtgaaagatttgatctaaaatgaaaataatgcaaTGGTTATTAGTCGAATTTGTGGAAATTCGctgaatattttgtaattagtcttttaaaaatgtaattttttttattgcctttccAAGGGGTCAGTTGTCCTGACCTTTAGCTTTTCAAACAAACCCTCCCCTCTTAATGCGCTTTAGGGGAAATGGAAACACGTCGACCAAATATGTTTTGACACAGGGAACATTTACTTCACATGGCTGATCTGAAGTGTTTGGTTTGGACGCAACCAGCAGCTGAGCTGGAAGCAGTGCTGACTGTAAACACCCAGTAGAAGACGCTTTGGGCCATCCATATTGCTCATGGAAtacattttgataaatttatGCTTGCTTCACCCTGATGTGTTGACGGGTTTCTCTTGAGGAAAGTCTGACTGCGCTATTTTGGGAGCAAGTGCAGAAAACACTggcaatgagaaaaaaaaggacacatcAAATTCAACTGGAAGCTGAAGTGAGGCTGTCCAGTTGTAACAGCTTTAAATCGTCACTGTAAACCTGAGTGAAGCCAACTGAGGTCAGCCACATCCTTATTGGgtaaaaactgttcaaataatGACCatgttcaaatgtttacatGCGTCTGTGCGGGTGTGTTGTGGGCGTGTCATGTGGGCGTGtatgtccgtgtgtgtgtgtgtgtgtgtgtcgggaaGCATGTTGAAAACGCGTCGCAGTCCATCTGCCTGTGTGCATTTCTCCGTGTTGAGACGTATGCATGTTTAGACGGTGAGGCGCTTCAGTAACTGGGGCAGAACTGATTGTTGTTGATGGCTGTAGGCTAGCACAGACCTACATTCTGCTGCCACACAGGGGAGGAGGGGAACACCAGGAAGAAAATTTGGGGTTTCTGCTGAACCCCCTCTTATCTCCTCTTATGACAGCCTCCCGCTGTGCCTCACTTCAGCTCCGTGTGTTTCTGCTTCGTACTCTCATCTCCACTCCTCCCACATCCCTTCTTTTGTCTGGTGAGACGGTTAGCAGGATTTTAGGGTCTTACTCAGCACAGACAGAAGAACTACTCACTCTGGAAGTGACAGGGACAAGAGACAGAAGGAGAGGGTCGAGAAGTCAGATGGAGTTTGACCAAGACAGAAGATTAGCAATTAGCTCGTCAAGCAGAGCTCCATCAAAGTTATGACATCCGGGGTTAGGGTAGAACTCACGTTTTGTCACCAAGTCGTGTTCAAGACTGTTGCTAAGGAAGCAACAAATCACAGACTTAATATTGACATATAAAGTCTCATAAGGGGCTGTCTATAGGTTACTTAGTGGTCTATATAAACTGGAGTCCCATCTAATAGCAGATTTGTCTGTGGAAAGTGACTCCAAATTATTTCAGGAAAATGAGTCTCACCACCAGTATTTCTTAGAGGATATCTAAAACgttcaaaagaatatttattcaAGGAAGCTAAGATGCCTCTGCACAATACTGCTTGACATTCTATTGACTAGCATTTGCCAATAACAAAATTTCTGCACTGCTAATCATTCCACAGAGTAGAGTGAGAGTGACCAAAAGTGACCATAAGAGTTGTGATCAATGTAAAATCAAAAAGTGGGATCAGCCTACATTTGTACAATCTAAAAAGTGTATTTGGGCTGTAATTCATGTCATGGACTTATTCACATTAATCTCACTTAATTCTTTTGGTTTAGTTATGAcatcttacttttttttgtgttgaatgaacttaaaaatgtgttgaattaaCTTGAaagttacaattttttttttaacttaaatggaactttttactttgacttaaaacaattaAGTTCAATACTGCATACATCTGACTTCATAATTCAAGCTTCACCAGGGACAGATACTGTTCTAACCAGGATGCTGTGGTGCTGCAGGGGTtgagcacaacccacataaggagacctcagtcctcgacgtggctgccgcaggttcaattccagcCAGATAACCTTTGCTGGATGTCTTCCCTCTCTGTCATTTCCCAGTTTCCTGTCTAACTgctctcaaataaaggccacctGAGCCAAAAAAGATCCCTTATTAGCTTACTTCTTTATTTGAAGTACGTAAACTAAATGGTTTGAGTAAGACTGACTTAAATTTGTCAAGTTAAACTGGTAAACTTAATTGAATTACTTGATACCAACTGAAGCAGTTCAATTAAGTTGGTtcaactcttttctttttcagtgcaTAGCCAGAAGCCACAGACCTCCAAATTTCTTTTGCCCTTTTCAATTTCTCAAGAGCAAGACGTCTGACCTCAACCTGACATGACTAAAACCTTCAGGAGGGATAAGAGCGGAGACTGTGAGCCAGGCCTCTGGAATAATCATAAAACATTCCCCATAATCACTTTCTGAAACCTTGTGGAAAACACTCCCACAAGGACTGAAGCTGTTTCAACTGGAAAGGATGGGCTGACATCATGTTAGACATCATGGAATAAGAATGAGAAGTCAATCAAGTTCAAAAGTGTGTGAAATACCTTTGGCAGCAAAGTGCAGGTTGCAtgcagaataattttgtgtaaaCCAGGGGATTTACATGTTGCCTATGTGTTGCTCAATTTGAACTGATTTGCCTACTGCAGACTTAGCAAAGACCTTCACATGGAGTCAAACTTGTTTTGCCATTCATGGTTCTGTTCCAGTGTTTGCACATATGGGCCCCAAATACACACGTTGGCTAAGCAGTGACAAAAGAATGTTCTGTTGATGGAGGGCTGGTGTGACTGTGTGTGGACAGGATGGGATGGAGATGGATGATCGGCTGTTTTGACCTCAAAACGGAGCAGCCGAAAGAAGAAGACCATGAAACACTGCCAGACGGGAAAAAAACAGTGTCAAGATTATAGGACATGctacaaacacaataaatcGTTCAGCTTATTCAAAAGGTCATGTTACAAAACAACTTATTTATTTCCAAGATAGGCACAAGAGACAGTCCTCCTATCCAAACCGAGCCTATTGTTTATGCCAGCCTGACctataattttcaaaaataatgtaacCTCAAGAGTTTGTGACAACAGCGGCAAGAATGGGATCCTAAGAGTTAAGGCTTTACAATGTAGCCTtactctttctctttcttctctatTCTCTGGTTAAGTAACCTCAATCAGAAAATAGAAGATTTTGACAAATGTCATAAGAAAATGTCTCAGTATAAAGAATGCTGCTGAATTTCAGTCAGAAGAagattaaaacacacaaaaactcaTGGATGTGCTAGTTTCTTCCAATAAGGATGTGGctcactttagtttttttctagaaaataaagaagcaatCATTCCTGTTGTAATATGAATTGATGTTGATAAAAAGACACACAATCTGCCAACCACTTTATTAAGCACACTTGTTCAATTTCCTGTCAACATAGCCAGCCAGTGAGTCAGTCATTTGAAGCCTCTAGGCATCGAGAGGTGGTGAAAACAGTGTGTTGACCTTCAAACTGGGCATCAATacagagaagaaaatggatTTCAGTAACTTTGAAAGTGATATGCATACACCCTAAATGGGAGTAAGTTTCCCTGttatggagtttgcatgttctctcagTGAGCGGGTTTTCTCCAGGTACTCAGCCCAAAATCATGACTGCTAGGTTTCGATGGTTATTCTAAATTGCCCTTAGGAGTTTCTGTGTGCGTGGCTGTTTGTCCTGTGACAGACTGACAATCTGTCCAGGTTTTAGTTCCTTAAACCTGTCAGATCCATGAAGTCAGCAGCTTATCCTGCCTGTAACGTCAAGATGTTTTCAGTcttgttttacaaaatgatgTTTACGTCACTAAGGGTTTCATGGCTTTCTTTAAACCAGCCTCTTGGTAATGAAAACCAGTTTCCCTAAAATGATGAGCAGCTGGTGAGAGCATGTAAACCTGTAGACTGCTGTGTTCAGAGTCCACATCTCATTTCTGCTCTTAGTTCTCTGTGTCAGTTTTACATAAGTTCTGCTGCCTCCTCTCAAATAGGACTGCTGAGTCATCTACTTTCAAGCAcaactgaactctgacctcacCCAGGGAACCACCAGCATGGTGGTGGATTCCACTTTCCATGCTTGTGAATACCACTCTGCGCTGAAACATTCAATTCCAGTTCAAGACATTGTGGCTTGGCAGCTCTGAAAATCTACTTGTTATGTTTTGTggtacaagaaaacaaaaagtaagataaaaagttgaaataattttcagagaaaatgataaataagaaaaaccttCAGGTCCAGTGAGTTTAAGCAGCTAAATATCTCAGAAAGAAGATTGGTTGGTCCTGTTATGAGGGTTGTAGGAGGTTGTAAGTATTTGTTGACACAGACAAGTTGGCTTTTCATCCCAGAGTGGCTGATTAGGTCTATGAGTTTttaacacactgcaaaaacacaaatatttttggtttatattttagTGCATCTTTAGTcacttaaaatgagacaaaactagcttacaagtGACGTTTCACTAAGAAACAGGAGCTTtcttaaatcaataattccctAATGCTGATGGAAAAAGAATGAGTTCCaccggcagattat
This genomic interval from Gambusia affinis linkage group LG02, SWU_Gaff_1.0, whole genome shotgun sequence contains the following:
- the dhcr7 gene encoding 7-dehydrocholesterol reductase; this encodes MESTRRRPQHHANGKGSDAVEKSAQWGRAWEVDWFSLIGVVGLLCFAPFIVFYFVMACDQYECSISQPLLDLCQGKATLLSIWARAPSFTWTAAKIYAIWVSFQVFLYMCIPDFTHKFIPGYVGGVQDGARTPAGFINKYEINGLQCWIITHALWFANANYFHWFSPTIIFDNWIPLLWCTNILGYAVSTFAFVKAYLFPTNAEDCKFTGNIFYNYMMGIEFNPRIGKWFDFKLFFNGRPGIVAWTLINLSYMAKQQELYGHVTNSMILVNVLQGIYVLDFFWNEAWYLKTIDICHDHFGWYLGWGDCVWLPYLYTLQGLYLVYHPVQLSDTHAVAVLLLGLVGYYIFRSTNHQKDLFRRTEGACSIWGRKPTYIECSYLSADGRSHRSKLLTSGFWGVARHFNYTGDLMGSLAYCAACGLGHILPYFYIVYMTILLVHRCVRDEHRCSSKYGKDWRRYTDTVPYRLIPGLF